ACTTTTATTTCTGTTAACATCATCTTCGTTGATGACGTCGACGTTTTCACTGATATCTGATCCCTGGTGGACGTAATCGCTATCACTTTCATCTGTTTCATTATTAACGTCACTTGCTTTTTTGGCGTCAACGTTATAATCGTATTCGGCTTCTTTGTTGACGTAATCACGATCACTTTTACTTTTTTCGCTATCAAcgtcattttctttatttacgtCGACGTTATCGTCGTTATCTGATTTTTCGTTGACGTCATGACGATCACTTTCATCTTTTTCACTGTTAACGTCACTTGGTTTATTTACGTTAACGTTATCGTCGTTATCTGATTTTTTATTGACGTCATGACGATCACTTTCCTCTTTTTCACTATTAACGTCACTTGATTTATTTACGTCAACGTTTACACCAACAACTAATTTATAGTTATTTATTCCGTGAAACTGATTATTGTTCTCATCAAATCCGAAAACATCGGTATCAAATTCACGTATTACAGAATTAAAGTCCAACTGTTCTGTTTCCTCTGATGCTAATAAATCAAGAATTGAGTCGTCATCGCTAATGTCCTCATAGTTCGACGTTTGTGTAGGTTTGTTTCCTCTAGGTGCAGAAATAGCcgctgtccgtgcgtccgttttCGAAAATTCATGTTTGAGAGATAAATGTCTCCATAAACAACTTCGCCGAATGAACTTCGAATTGCAGGTCTCAACTGGACAGTTCAAATGTTCTAATTCTATATGTTTTTCACGGATGTGTCTAAGAAGATTCTTCTTATAGCTGTAGTTTCTACCACAAATGTCACACTGATGCATAATTGCACCTGAAATAAATTATAACGCTATATTTATTACTCGGTTACTACTTTGCGAATGAAGATCGCAGTATGAATTACATTTACAATGTACAAATGAATATCCCGAGAATTTCGTGCACATCGATTTACATGGATAATTAGACTCCGTTGAACTTTATATCGGCTCCGTTGACCTTCTGATTTGTTAACACTTAGTACTTTAAGCGGAGCCATCATGTTGTATAACCGTCCATGTGCGGAGAAGTGTTTTTGGATTGGGGGGTTAATAGTTGTATCTCAGAACATATATTGAGTACACAAACATGTAACCGTTTATTGGGATAACtgctgttttattgtttttaatgctTTAGATGCTGAAGCTCTCATAGGACGTTGGGATAAGCCTTGATCCTTATCGTTCACTTTTGACTGTAATTTACACTGTGGCAATTTTTCTATAATGTCATTCTGTGTATTAACTGTGCTATGAGAAGTTTCGACGGGAAAAAGTAAATTCAGTGGACGGTTAAGAATGTTTCCTGAAGACAATTGAATTTTACAAGCACGTATTTCACCATCCCGACTTTTGATTAGTTCCTCAATTTTTGCAAGTTTCCAACTACCTCGTGAACAATTGTCTTGAACAATCACTACATCACCGACCGTTGGCTTTACTGATGACTGAATTCTGTTTGTTTTTAGTCGGGTTTGCATCCTTTCCCTTAAACTTAGTAAATACTCATCCCGCCATATTTGCcaaaacttatttaaaattcTTTGACCTTTCTTCCAAATATTTAATAACCTGTTTGTGGAACTTTCGTATGGTAAATATTCACTATCGCTCTCTTCTGATATTTGTGGAATTCCGATGTTCGGATTCAAGGTCAGAAAATGACTTGGCGTTAATGCAATTGTTGAATGTATATCATCACCAACATAGATGAGTGGTCGCGAATTGACCACAGCTTCTACTTCTTTTATTAACGTTTGTATTTGAATCAAAGTCAAGAGTTTCCTTCCTATTGCTTTTCTAAAAGATCTTTTAACCAAACCAACTAAACGTTCGTAAAACCCGCCCATCCAAGGCGC
The sequence above is a segment of the Mercenaria mercenaria strain notata chromosome 3, MADL_Memer_1, whole genome shotgun sequence genome. Coding sequences within it:
- the LOC128555911 gene encoding probable serine/threonine-protein kinase clkA, whose protein sequence is MHQCDICGRNYSYKKNLLRHIREKHIELEHLNCPVETCNSKFIRRSCLWRHLSLKHEFSKTDARTAAISAPRGNKPTQTSNYEDISDDDSILDLLASEETEQLDFNSVIREFDTDVFGFDENNNQFHGINNYKLVVGVNVDVNKSSDVNSEKEESDRHDVNKKSDNDDNVNVNKPSDVNSEKDESDRHDVNEKSDNDDNVDVNKENDVDSEKSKSDRDYVNKEAEYDYNVDAKKASDVNNETDESDSDYVHQGSDISENVDVINEDDVNRNKSENDRTSVNDENNKVNDVNRNNESENCFNFGYSDISECDDIIESDSDQGNEETYNERDNASGNNDGCNDTNNSNNDSVDMINNNVNDNSFDENSYNDGADGNYVNDVNLDDDSVYNSGENNERNNEYKRNCSSDEDYILISSEDEDGSNETAVEKASSLYKTRVLYVSCRYCKYALLLL